The following DNA comes from Octopus bimaculoides isolate UCB-OBI-ISO-001 chromosome 8, ASM119413v2, whole genome shotgun sequence.
tcattcagCTATCTAGCTACCGCTACAAGAGCTTTCAAATAACTTGTAAAAACGATTGGTAAGGAGGATAAACTTATAGTTAGAGACCGGAAGAAATTAAACGTAGCGATGTTGTGGAGTCATGGGATCAAATGAAACCGTCGACTTTGAGTGATGCTTGGAACCAGACTGTATCTGTGACTTTGCAAGTCTACGTCAAGTTCGGAAAGATATGGTAACGTTTGCAAATGATGTAGGGGTTCGAAGAAGTCACAAAAGATGATGTGTTTGGGAAGCTGGTATCCTATAAAAAATGTTTCCTTAACAAGGAGCTGATGCTGTCAGAACAAAAACAGAGATTACAGATGAGAATGTAGAAATCTCACCAATTTCATCTACATTTACTCTCTTTCCATCACCTGAAGATGTAAGATTGAGAGTCAGTGTAGAGGGAAGGCCGCCGATGTGTGTCACATGTGGAGAGTTGGGCCACAGGGAGGCGTGGTGCGCCCAAAACAAACAACAAGCAGAACAGGTGGAGAGACAGGAGAGTGTGGACCAGGTCATggtagcagaaaaagaaaaagaaaccgagAATGGATTTACTATGGTTAAAAGGCAAAGAAGGAGGAGCGGAGGAATGAGTTCTccgccagagaagcagaaaaagaagagagaagaggtgagaaaagaaaaaaactgtgaaGGAGGGCagtaagaaggaagaaaaaagggaaagtaaaaagaaagtgaagTTACCAGTAAAGATAGCGGTTGTTCCAGTGGAGAAGGATTCGGAAATACAAGTGCAGGAAGGAGAGTTGGAGAGATTATTTAGGATAGAGGAAGGAAAAGGAGAACAAAAAGTACAGGATGAAGGAAAGAAGATACGAGGAAAAATATTGGTGATAAAGTAGGGGAAAAAAAGAGCAATTGTAGATAGTGCATATAatggttcaaatggtactgcatgggagtggggcccgtgtggtcattttcatttttgtttcattataatataatttcatcccatttacattcgttttatgttttttttatcccCACAgtggtcttgtctgtccttgtggtgtccgcATCTGTGTTTAGTGCTTTAagcctaataaagaaatctgtatttcgtctgccgttacgttctgagttcaaattccgccaaggtcgagtttgcctttcatcctttcggggtcgataaattaagtaccatttacgcactggggtcgatataatcgacttaatcccttgtgccaaaatttgaaaccactatatcTACATATTACTATTTTATCAAATACGGCGAAGTGTACATCTCGCTTTCTTTCGCATGTCCGAAATAATTTTCAGCACTTGACAAAATACGGTAAGATAAGTCGTAAATTTTCTCAGTAATATGATATTAGCCATTCAGCaaataatattacttttattcGTCACAAATATTTCACATCTCTGCAGACAGCTttataaagggaaattactcttGTATGCTTATCATGCAATCTTCAAAACTAAACTATTCTGAAAGCTGAGTTGTATTGCAGAAAACACTGGTGACGATCTAAACTGTATTCCAGGAATATAGCCATAGTTTctaaaattctaaataaaaatgGATTTCGTTATACTTGAGAAAGatgcaatataaaagaaaaggaaaatgttgtaTATCAATTTTAGTATATTGAAGTGAGTTAGTTCCCTTGAACGAAATcggaatatttctatatttgaacatattctcttaaatattttctcacaaacagaaagaaaatatttctatacacaaGTTACAAGTCACCCAAGGCCTGGCCCCAAAATCATACTTTCTCTACAGAAGTCGGGCTCAAATCACATAACAATGCGATACAATATTTTTGCCTCCAACCTCATTCAACATTATTCCgtaagaaatcaaagaaaaaccaTTCAAACGTTACTGGACAAATTCCTCAAAAAAAGACAAACCAACGACACCCAGGTACATCTTGGCAAACAACAACTCTCTACTTGTGTAGGGTATAATGTGCTAACATGATTTAAAAGACTACCTGGACCAAGAATAGCCAAATCTTACTCAAATTAACTCGTTTTAAGGAATAACGAAATGTGTTTAAAAGGAAGGCAGAGCGAAGTGCACAGCAAACACCTCCACTAAACGCCCGAGTTGTTGTCATGGATTCTAAActcatatttgtaaaataaaaatagcatATTATTCCATAGAAAATGCCTCGTTATTTTAACACAGAATGAACTCACATATTAGTATTAGTTGAATAACCATTAATTTATGTGAGATTCTGTGTTGATTATTGCTATATATtcgcgcatctgtgtgtgttctcacagtttattaataaagctgcaaagacatcacaaaaactgttactcagagtttcacgtttccgttcattggacagttttggttgattctttgcagctttattaataaagcacattactctacctccggtattcgagtactattctttccaccttgtttcacatttatgtgcttagtctggtacacacatacaaactagcGACAATATTAGTATTGATAACAAAAGGCAATCTTATATTCGACCTAACACGCAGATGGTTTGTTAGAACGCCAGATACTGTGGTATTCACCTTGAAAGGACCTTCCATATGTGTGCATGATGCATAAAAACACATAGTTATACACATGGCGGGCAAGAACCGTCTCTTACAGGCGCTGGAACTACCAGAGGACCTGATTATGAGATCTGGTCGTGTTTCTTCAGCGATATGGAGGCCTCAAGAGACAGagaggatgttcttgaagccgagaatttgaacttacggagacaatgtttacatatcacctgaagaaacacaactagatctcataatgtaGGGAAACGGTTGCATGACATGTACCTGCATACCTGGAGAACTACATTGTGCAGAAATAATTGTATTGTATCGATTGAAAATAAACGTCCAACCGTaatccttcttgttgactccaaattttttcaattatatatatatatatatataaaggcaaaatGTAATTACGATTTGAATTCCGTACCAACTCGGTGAGTGATTGTGACAGAAGCCATTCTTATCTCTAAAAACAACTAAGGAAGTTTAGCAAGTAACCTGATTGTGTATTTTACATTATAAATCACTGACTAACAGCACTGACATTTATAAATGCCCCTCTGTATCGAGAGATTAGCCCCTTTCAGAGGAAAATAACTCGACAATGAACACGGAACTGCAGAGATAATGCAAAACGATTAAACCTTCAGAATCCGAAAGAGACTGAAGGCTCATCACTGCACTtgttggataaatattctttatttgtagaTTAAGAAGGCAACCAATGGCTTCATGCAGTTAATTCCAATTTTCGAGTGTTCCGGTAAGTTATCCGAGAATCTACTGATACAAGATCTTTGTAGAATGTTCCTAACGCTTTTGTTATTGAAGGTTGTTGAGCTTATGTGAAAGGCAATTATGGCTGACATTAACTATAGTTCTATTAAAGATCTTGTAATATTTGAAACCATGGAAACTGGGTGTCTATAAGTTTTGGAAATCATCTTTATGACCACATTCATGGGCTGTGGAAGGTTATACCATAAAGTTTCCCTACTTCTAAGTGCTTCATTGGCCTAAGATTGGTTCCATGTTATATTGATCTTACAATATTATCTTTCTAATATGGCTACCTTTTTGAAGGTTGCTTCAATGGATGGGTTAGAAAAATGCTTGCTCATGCTTTTGACAAATTGTCTAATTATTGAAGATAGAGGTTACAGCTGTATCAATGTAAGCTTGTGGAAAGGTTTATATTAATATCTAGTAAATTAATACTAATTGGATAATTATCTATATCGTGGTCATTCTTATTATGTACTACTCCTAGACTGTCGTTCCTATATTAAgatctttttatttcattgtagGAGGCAACCAGATCAGCTACCTCTGGTCCATCATGGCCTCCCATAATATCAGCTGGTGGTTTGTCTCCATTATTTTTCACCCAAAAGGAATCACAAAAAAGCTAGTCTTTATAATGACTATAAAAATACTGTCAGTGATAGATGCACACAGCATTTTAGAGATGAGATCAAAAAGAACAACATCTTTGTCTGATGTAGTATGGAGCCTTAAAGATTGGAATGTGGACAACCACCAGACTGGAGCATCATAGATGGCACTTGGACAGTTTGATGGAATTCAATGCCAGTGTctatttggcatggcttctattactggatgcctttcctaatgccaaccactttatagtatgtcctgggtgcttttttcatgccaccagtacTTGCGAAGTGACTGTGCAGCTGATAAGAAgtcaataaagtaccactcaagtactgaggttgaagGGCTCCACCAGTTTTAAAATGCCCAATACACATTCATTTTAGCATTCCTGTGATTCCATTAGAAACTCTGGCTTAAAGTGAAGCAATGTATTATGGACATTAAGCTGAACgtacaagagaaaaagagaaaaaagaaatgaagaaaatccaAAACCAAGAATAAAAATCATTTACttagaaaaaatacaatatttcttatatacaaTGCAAATATTTTATGAGATTATTTTCAGCAAGATTGTCACCTTTCAAGTCCTTGCTATACAAAGAAGTATGGAATGGAAAGGACTGAGTTAATAGAATGACGTCCACCATGCTCTGCAATACAACCCCATACCACATACCCAAGTGGCCAGTGGTCCCTTAACTCTGCAGCCATTGTCTATTTGCTGTGTTGCCTTTGTATACTGGGAAACACACATGGAAGACAGGACACATAACAGCTACTCATAAGGCAGTGGGCatgccatacatacacaaaacacacaaacagtccacacacacgtgtgtttgtctatgtgcacAAACAGCTAtattgtctcacacacacacaaaaagaaacatctgtttctttcttctttttagcaGAAGTAATATTAAGAAAGAGATGAGCCAAGGAAGTAGGAGATGAAATGTCCTCCCCCATTTTGCAGCTGGTGAATTCATAGAATGTACACCGACCCATAAAATGGCACAAGAAAATTTTGGTAAGaatatttgtgatatttataggcgcaggagtggctgtgtagtaagtagcttgcttaccagccacatggtttccgggttcagtcccactgcatggcactttgggccagtgccttccactatagcctcaggccgaccaaagccttgtgagtggatttggtagacggaaactgaaagatgccagtcacacacacacacacatatatatatatatatatatgtatatgtatatgtttgtgtgtctgtctcccaaacatcacttgacaactgatgctggtgtgtttacgtccccatcacttagcaattcagcaagagagaccgatagaataagtactaggcttgcaaagaataaatcctggggttgatttctttgactaaaggcagtgctgcagcatggccgcagtcaaatgactgaaacaaaggaaagaaaagatatgGGAAGAGAACTAATAAAGATCAGCAAAAATCTTCAGGGCTGAGATGCCCTGTACATGTCTATCTCGTTGtctcactatcatcattatatcTCTTTGACAGTGAACTCCTTAAAAGGAAATACTCAAAACCCTTTCAAATCCATCCGGACCAGGTAAAAGTTATACAGGTGATGTTTAAAGTCTGGAAATTCTTTAGTCATTGTTTTGTGTGGCTGTGTCAGAACATAAGGGATTAATTGATCCCAAGTTTGATAATGGAAAAAGGgacagcataaataaataaatgaaaataacataggGGGCCACTTGGAAGGAGTTTTAGCAGGATTACAGGTCTGGGAACAAAAGCTTGATATGAGTGTAATGTGGTATTCTTTGCTGTTACAAATTGgtgatatgtgtatgaatatatatatatatatatatggacatgtgcgcatgtgtgtgtgtgtgtatatatatatatatatatatatatatatatatatatatatatatatatatatatacatatacatatatatataatcatcatcaatatatatatatacatatatatataatcatcatcaatatataNNNNNNNNNNNNNNNNNNNNNNNNNNNNNNNNNNNNNNNNNNNNNNNNNNNNNNNNNNNNNNNNNNNNNNNNNNNNNNNNNNNNNNNNNGTCATTGTCTTTCCACTTAGAGACAACTGGTCAATTGAGAAGGGACAACAAACTCTCTTTCTTTGGTAAAGCAATGGTCCAAGTACTGAACAAGATACTTAAAAAGAACAGGTGGGGAGAGAGGGAATTTACTTGGTTCCTCAAGAAATGGTGAGAGACTGGTCATCCCTCAGGCAACTGTCAGGCAGTGCTCAGTTTTGAAGAGAGGAAATCTATTTGAATTCCTCAGACATTGGTCAGTTCAGAAGACAGGAAACCCATTGATTCTTCAGGCAATGATtggagcagcaacagcagcaaccgtagcagcagcagcagcagcaacagcatcacttGTAGGTGAAGGAGGTGATGGAGAAAGGACAGCTGTAGCAACCTGGCTCAGTGTTGTCATCACGTTGTCTATTGGTTGCCAACGGGAATCATCAAGGGCCTCAAATATTTCCTGCAACaaattaaatacaacaaaatttcaACCACAAAActtcttacactatttcagttgcaaagtttttaaaattttcttgaaCTTGTAGAACTACCTATACATTTTACAAAGTCTCCCTAAGAAACTTCGTTTCTTAGGGCTGGGCAACCAGATTTGCAGAGCTTTTTAAAGTCATCCTTCTACTGAAAGGAAGCAGGGACCATAAAGTTTTCTTAAATCTGATGAAATGTGGGAATGCTCATCACCTTTTAAAACCCTCGAATAACGAGGAGGCTGAGAAAGTATGATCTGTTTACATAATCCCAAAGTTAATTAGTTGAAATTAGTTGCATTAATTTAATTTGAACTgttacaagagagaaagagacaatgtgcgcacatgcacatagaAAATAGATTAAAGACTGTCTTTACTCACTTCACTCTGTTCAATGAATTCCGCATTGACTTTGTCGACATCGATTTCAAGGATGGGGTCTAAATAAAAGAGGGAAAACAGCAAAAGGTGATTGGGATGGAATGTACTGGAAGGattcaaattaaaaacaaacaaaaaacatcacagttgactttggtagaattCATTCATTAGTGTTggtcatattataaaatatactcaGTTCAATGTTGGTGAAACAAAGAGCATCCAtctagaaccccccccccccggtcAAGCAAAAGACTCAGAAAGAGGTGTTGATGacagggaaggcatccagctgtagaaatatctGCCTCAGAATGTTGTAAGGCATTTTCTTCAGCATTCTTATTTAaatgaaaaccttccatcataattGTACCTTACAAATCTTTtatgcccatcatcatcatcgttttagcaaccacttttccatgctggcatgggttggatggagtttaatGAGACAGATTTTCTCTAATTGGATACTTTTCCTGTCAACAACCTTCCCCCTGTTTCCATGCtgagtaatatttcctcatttccagacatgtttccaagtagaatattgaaaatgaatgatgacattcatttacaacaaccatGCTGAGACGAggagactcatacacacacacagagaaggcttccacacagtttctgtgtacaaaatccactccaaaagctttagtcagcctgaggttggtagaagacacttgcccatggtaccatgcagaggaactgaacttgaaaggctgtgcttggaaagcaagctccttaaacacacagccacacccacacccaccaatttcttagataaataaatgaacctGTTGGctattttcattaaattcctAAATTCTTATTTTGCAAATTAACTGAAAACCAGAAGTTAATTAGGGTCAGAGAAGAGTTAAGGATTAATTACTAACCTTCCAGCATCTCCATTTCTTCATCTGTGCCTTGATCATAATAATCCTGGCGAAGAGAAAACCATTAATGTTAAAACATGATAAACTGACCCCAGAAGAATTTCAATTCAGAGCATAAAAGACAAAGgaatattgataagcattttgcctggaatcctaacgaatctgccagctcactgctttaataataataatagtggtttctaaTTAAGACATAGGGACAACAATTTTaaggatggtgctttttatgtgccaccagcacagggagccagtcaggtggcactggcaacaacccacgcatgaatggtgtgtttcaaattttcccataaagccagcaattataAGAgaaggagatagtcgattacagcAGCCCCAGTATTGGATTGGCATTTCATCACagagttgaccccagtggaatttcaACTGTGAACATAATGGGTCACAAGAAATGatgttaagcatttcgtctgacaCACAAACGATTATGCcggcttgctaccttaataacactcctttctaacatagacagcaaggcctgaaattttgtagggaaggggctggttgattacatcaaccctagtggtcaactggtacttattttaccgaccctaaaaggatgatgGGAAAagccaacctcggcagaatttgaactcagaatgtagaactAGAAAATGCCCCAAAGCATTTTATTCAGTGTGCTAATTGTTCTGCCAACCCCCCACcctaacaataagaataataaatgagtTGCTGTATTAAATGGAAGCACACTATGAATGACAGATTCTCATAAATCTGGATTCAATCAACAAATCCAAAATTTTCTACTGACAAACACACCCAAACACCCCAGACATTACCCCACCTTGATTAGGCATTGAATGAATCACAACGAATGGCAGCAAGAATAAAAAACGAATAgttgccagagagagagagagagagagagagagagagagagagagagagagtgggatgtCTGCAACCTACCTGTACATGATCTGTGGTGTAACCACCAGCATAAGGGTAACCAAACTGGCTGTAATACTGGGAATAAGCTGACCAGCTCTGGTAATATTgatattgttggtattgttgatAATACTGACTGTATTGCTGGGCACTCTGGGTTCCAGGAACATCAGGAGGGGGGGGCCTGACaaacataaattataaacaattttttttttcaattagtgAAAAACATACAaaggaaaattattgaaaaggttgcaagatgcaaagaaaattttagaaaaataaaaaagacataagtggaaattttactggtgagtgtgttaaattataaagtaCTAAAAGAGACTGacactccccagacacaacagaatatgcttcaacacacgaactcacataaagaggAGGACTGGACAGCAAAAgcagagaaatgaataaaaatatcttttagttttctttttgtgctggtgccacataaatagcacctattatactctgtggagtggttggcattaggaagggcatccagcagtagaaaccttgccaaaacagatgactggaaccTGGCATAGCCTTCTGGCTTAGCAGCTTCTGTCAACCCAACCAACCCATGCCCACATGGAAAAACAGAGGTTGAATAATGAAGATGACAAACCCCCTTCTGAGGTGAATATGTTcacaggtggtgctccatcatggtcacaatccaatgattgaaatcaataaaataaaaaaattaaagaatggaAGAATAAATTAAGGAAAACCAAAATGAAGCAATGAATTCCTTTGTTTGGTTACAATCTCCCAAATTGGTAAATGATATCCAAACTGTTTACACATACCTTTTAGGTGTAGCTAAACTAACCCGGATTGGTCTCCGGCCAATGGACACATGCTGCATCTCAAACATTGCCTTCTGCTGCTCACTTTCATCCGTAAACCGGACAAAGCCGTAGCCTTTACTGCGACCATAATTGTCAAGCACCACTAATAcaaagaagagaaacagaaatgacAGGAAACAGAGTTATACTCGTcaggtcagtgtgtgtgttttatggttTAATCAAAAGAAGAAGTACAGCATTAATGGCCTTGCTATGGGGCCACTGGGCCAGATAGGCAGACTGGACGTTATCTTAAAACAAAGTGAACAGTATTAAAGATATATGGTGGTGATAAGCCATATAATGGATTAAATCCCTCAGCAAATAAAGAGACGATAGCTTGACCATTCATGGTGTCCATCAATGTGTGATCTGATCAATCCTGtacaagaataagagaatatttgATTGTGTGACCCACTATTCAACAGCAacattttaatgtccagttttccaatgcttgcatgggtcaagcaGAATTCATTGAGACACACAACCATGCTGACCTCATGCCACATCCTTACCCCAATCAATATTTACCTTCGTTGATTGTCTTTTTGCTATTCAATTTTCTTAGCAGTTGCCAATCTTAGCCTGGAAGCTAGAATTTTGCACAAGCAGTTGAATTAGTCAGTCTGAGGACCTGTAACTTTGCCATCCAAGATTTATCACAACTGATTGCTGAGCTTCTTAAACAAGGGCCCTGAACTGTTTTGTTATTCAAATTTCCTAATAACTGTCTATTTCTCATTAGCTGCCAACTTATTCAAACAGTGGCCCCGATACTTCCTCAAAACCTGTCAAACCAATTAAGTTCTGCTACTCAAAATCAGCAGCAATTAATTATGAAAAGTTGTAAGTCAGGAAGGATGTTTTTTCGATTCTTACCTTTAGCAGCACTGCAGGAACGGAAGCATTTTGAGAAAGCACTGTACAATTCatagtcatcaacatcatcagagAGGTCTCCAACAAACAAGGAGTATTCCGGACTGTGAAATGAAACACATTCACCATGAAACAAGGACCTCGTTTAGATTTATATGTTTAAGGCCTAAAGTAATTTTTTGCATTGTCATAAAGACACACATTTGAAGGGAAGAAAGAGAACTGAAAAAATTCTTAGGATATAACTGGTACTTTGACTAAAGGAagaattgaacttatgacctaGTGGTCAATAGTCAAGCCCTTTAACCGCacaactagataaaataaaaccagaaatCAGTTGGGGCCCATATCTCAAAGATCAAGAGGGACTTTAAAAGCTGTTACTGCTCTCTAAGAATGCAAAAACAATTACCATGATTAGATTTATGGTACCTGAAGAGGACAGACTCAACATTTCTCatcaactgaagaaaaaaaaccccagatatCAGGATTTGTTTGATGGGTCCCTTGTTAAGGGATGGCATGTGGACTCATCCCCAACTCAAGTTGGTTGCCATGGCTTCCCAGTTTGACCAGTGCACATTTTCCTGAAGAAGATTAGTCTGAAattcaaacaaatgaaaacagacACCAAGAAGAGAGGCAATGGCCCAAGGTGGCAATGGTTGACAAGAGACTTGCAAGTGGAACCCTTCCACAAGTGAAGACTAATTCACTCTTCACTGCCCCACTCTGTGTACAGAGTGTAGAGGCTAAGGGGCAAAACGCTTGTGACCCTGAGATATCGGCTGACGATACGGAAGTGTTTCCAACATTGTGATGAATTCAAGAAAGAAAAGAGCTTGCAATGCCCCCCCCACCCCAGAAGCTCTTGCAGTGGCTCTGAGAATGAACGCCACCTATGTATaccaaataaacagaaaaatacttACGTTGATAAATGTTCTTTTCCATAACTAGCTCTGTTTAATTTAAAGCGTTTTGGCTgggaaaatggtaaaaaaaaagagaatcaaAACAATTCAAATCTTCACTGAAAACAACATTGATACAAAATGGTGAATAATGAGAGGAATAATGGAGAGGAAAAATGGTGAATAATGAGAGGAACGAAATATGTGGAGACAGTTGAAAAGTGGTTGGAGCACAGTTAATATCTTCAAAACATAATGATGGACAGAGTGATTACAGTAATGATAGAAATGAGGACTTCATCCATTTCCTGATAACACAGTCCCATCAAAGTAGAGGTTATTTCCAATTCGTGACAATTGACGAAGCATTTGGCAGAGAGAAATGATGCAGAAACTGATCCTCACTCGTCTTCATCATTTCATATCCAACTTCCCGGATGGCATCAAGTTGGATGGATTGACAAGATCCAATGGATTTAAGGAccacatcatgctccagtgttcTGCTTTGCCATGGTCGCCACAAATGGATGCTGCTCCCCACAACCATGGACTCGGTGTATTTTCTATGCCATAAGCATAAGTGAGGCTGTCATGCAATTCACAAGACTATGAACCCTTGGGGGTTCATAGTCAGGTATAATGTTTCCTCATCATACAACCATAAAAGTGCTAATCACAATGAAGGAATCAACTTAGTTTataataagtatccggactgttgccatagcaatgaaactaaagcatgcagagtgaagctgcttggcacaaattgacttCGCATGTGCACcattaagttttaatgttctagctgtttacagcagtgcttggttGTAACAAGTGATCATCACACTGACCATGAGAGAGGAGATCTCGTGCAACTGAAATCCGATTGTCCTTCTGGTCAGCTGAAATCAggtttggcacaaacttggcagacacgcgtctcatatcaAAATCTTCAGTGATGATACACTGAaatgaaccataactaatctgcacatcctctgataactcacagatggtgattcaacgatttcccctcacagctgcaatTTTTATCTCAATTCTGCTGGTTAATGTGACAGTTCCATAAAAggaaagaatgctactgttatttagccctaggaaacactgtttcctgttggacttgacacaggaaatgtgtcaagtccaacaggaaacggtatttcctagggctaaataacagtagtattCTTCCCTTTCGTGGGACTGTCTCATTAAGTCGACAAAATGTACTATCACTTCTCTCAGACTTTGTATGAAACATGGATTTGCCAATAAAATATCCAAACCAATGGACATTGAAATGAGACATTAAAAGAGAGATAATGTAATTACAGGGATA
Coding sequences within:
- the LOC106868332 gene encoding tRNA selenocysteine 1-associated protein 1; amino-acid sequence: MSATGTSTLWMGDLEPYMDEGFITQAFSYFGETVVSVKIIRNKQTGVPAGYCFVELSSPEMAHRAMLRLNGKIVPNSIPPKRFKLNRASYGKEHLSTPEYSLFVGDLSDDVDDYELYSAFSKCFRSCSAAKVVLDNYGRSKGYGFVRFTDESEQQKAMFEMQHVSIGRRPIRVSLATPKRPPPPDVPGTQSAQQYSQYYQQYQQYQYYQSWSAYSQYYSQFGYPYAGGYTTDHVQDYYDQGTDEEMEMLEDPILEIDVDKVNAEFIEQSEEIFEALDDSRWQPIDNVMTTLSQVATAVLSPSPPSPTSDAVAAAAAATVAAVAAPIIA